The Nitrogeniibacter aestuarii genome has a window encoding:
- a CDS encoding MBL fold metallo-hydrolase has protein sequence MLEFKIVPVTPFAQNCSILWCSETRKAAVVDPGGDIDRIEAAIAEAGVTVEKVLLTHGHIDHAGATAELARKLNVPIEGPQEEERFWIDQLAEQSRMFGFPQVEDFTPDTWLNDGDQVTVGQVTLEVIHCPGHTPGHVVFFDPQSKLAIVGDVLFAGSIGRTDFPRGDHGALISAIKGKLLPLGDDIRFIPGHGPMSTFGAERRSNPYVCG, from the coding sequence ATGCTCGAATTCAAAATTGTCCCCGTGACCCCGTTTGCCCAGAACTGCTCGATTCTGTGGTGTTCCGAAACCCGAAAAGCCGCTGTGGTCGACCCCGGTGGCGATATCGACCGTATTGAAGCCGCGATCGCCGAGGCCGGCGTGACGGTCGAGAAGGTGCTGCTCACCCACGGTCACATCGACCACGCGGGCGCCACTGCCGAGCTGGCGCGCAAGCTGAATGTGCCGATCGAGGGCCCGCAGGAGGAAGAGCGCTTCTGGATTGACCAGCTGGCCGAGCAAAGCCGCATGTTCGGCTTCCCGCAGGTGGAAGACTTCACTCCGGACACCTGGCTGAACGATGGTGATCAGGTCACCGTCGGCCAGGTGACGCTGGAGGTGATCCACTGCCCCGGGCATACCCCCGGCCATGTGGTGTTTTTCGATCCGCAGAGCAAGCTGGCGATCGTGGGCGATGTGCTCTTTGCCGGTTCCATCGGGCGCACCGATTTTCCGCGCGGAGACCATGGCGCACTCATCAGTGCCATCAAGGGCAAACTCTTACCCTTGGGGGATGACATTCGCTTCATTCCGGGGCACGGGCCGATGTCCACCTTCGGTGCGGAGAGGCGTTCCAATCCCTACGTCTGTGGGTGA
- a CDS encoding sensor histidine kinase, whose protein sequence is MNINAIDPERRQRIMKRTLRPPPTIHTALLRPFRLAAVLTIVALVVSLGFLAYTSWTSAQRLDPLERHITHLQDLQQTSIDIQELLIRHVQTDSTPTNAEVARISKELTGLISRGAHLHPDTPVQLARARGFLDDSQPDLKTGLLAALTVIRETLHQENDLQRKVVGQTRKAAEVELAVAAGAMLVLPVLAMVMLAAIRRRAFGSINRLTSLLENVGNLNFHTTDVPADDPLANVYARYNDMAERLREASHAAEAHAESLERQVKVASETLLRQQAELENGSRLAAVGEFSARLAHELRNPISGISAALHNMEEELPDGDERERVRLIADEMERVTGLLNRMLEQGRAHLETPMEVDAQKLVGDIVHLMHYQLPERIAIDTDVAAGTCVIPRDTLRQVLINLIRNSSDALADAAGRIVIRMSRDERQVTLSVADTGPGYPDALLKHGIRPFHTSKADGTGLGMSIIQRLVRSAGGEIQLKRGDDGGALTIVTLPCGD, encoded by the coding sequence ATGAACATCAATGCCATCGATCCGGAGCGCCGCCAGCGCATCATGAAACGCACTCTCCGTCCGCCACCAACCATCCACACCGCCCTGTTGCGCCCCTTCCGGCTCGCGGCGGTGCTCACCATCGTGGCGCTGGTGGTGTCGCTCGGCTTTCTCGCCTACACCTCGTGGACCTCGGCCCAGCGCCTCGACCCGCTGGAGCGCCACATTACCCACCTGCAGGACCTGCAGCAGACCAGCATCGACATCCAGGAACTGCTCATCCGCCATGTGCAGACCGACTCGACACCCACCAATGCCGAAGTGGCCCGCATCAGCAAGGAGCTGACCGGGCTGATCAGCCGCGGCGCCCATCTGCATCCGGATACTCCCGTTCAGCTGGCGCGTGCACGGGGCTTTCTGGACGACTCTCAGCCCGACTTGAAAACCGGCCTGCTGGCCGCGCTCACCGTCATTCGCGAGACGCTTCACCAGGAAAACGATCTGCAGCGTAAGGTGGTCGGCCAGACCCGCAAGGCCGCGGAGGTGGAGCTGGCCGTGGCCGCCGGGGCCATGCTCGTACTGCCGGTGCTGGCCATGGTGATGCTGGCCGCCATCCGCCGCCGCGCCTTCGGCTCGATCAACCGGCTCACCAGCCTGCTGGAGAACGTGGGCAACCTGAATTTCCACACCACCGACGTGCCCGCAGACGATCCGCTGGCCAATGTGTATGCCCGCTACAACGACATGGCCGAGCGCCTGCGCGAGGCGAGCCACGCGGCCGAGGCTCATGCCGAGTCTTTGGAGCGACAGGTGAAGGTGGCCTCCGAAACCCTGCTGCGCCAGCAGGCCGAGCTGGAGAATGGCTCACGGCTCGCGGCCGTCGGCGAGTTCTCCGCCCGTCTGGCCCATGAGCTGCGCAACCCCATCTCGGGCATCAGTGCCGCCCTGCACAACATGGAAGAAGAGCTGCCCGACGGTGACGAGCGCGAGCGCGTGCGCCTCATTGCCGATGAAATGGAGCGGGTCACCGGCCTGCTCAACCGCATGCTCGAACAGGGGCGCGCCCACCTGGAAACCCCCATGGAGGTCGATGCCCAAAAGCTGGTGGGCGACATCGTGCACCTCATGCACTATCAGCTGCCCGAGCGCATCGCCATCGACACCGACGTGGCCGCCGGTACCTGCGTGATCCCGCGCGACACCCTGCGCCAGGTGCTCATCAACCTCATCCGCAATTCGTCCGACGCGCTGGCCGATGCCGCCGGGCGCATCGTCATCCGCATGAGTCGCGACGAGCGCCAGGTCACGCTGAGCGTGGCCGACACCGGCCCAGGCTACCCGGACGCCCTGCTCAAGCACGGCATCCGCCCCTTCCACACCAGCAAGGCCGACGGCACCGGACTGGGCATGTCCATCATCCAGCGCCTGGTCCGCTCGGCCGGCGGCGAAATACAACTCAAACGCGGGGACGACGGTGGCGCCCTCACCATCGTGACCCTGCCTTGTGGAGACTGA
- a CDS encoding sigma-54-dependent transcriptional regulator: MRTMTIIEDERLLGSELKRRFERDGWQVTLCETLGDARHLLIELGFAPSIVLSDMNLPDGNGLDFLQEVREAGGLGEWIFLSGYGTRRDIERAAELGALDFLAKPIDDHKLDLTIAAAVRGARQRQRIADSTETAARKFSPEALIGVSAAATRVRTMLTQLARVPISSVLISGETGTGKGLAAKILHYSGERSEGPFVDVNCAAFPKDLLESQLFGHESGAFTGAKGRHRGLLEQADGGTLFLDEIGEMDLGLQSKLLKALEDQRFRRVGGEREIEVDVQLVAASNRNLRQMAADGDFRADLYHRISVFEVTLPSLRDRKEDIEPLVDSLVSEFNAQAGKHVARVPAAVWTALKDYSWPGNVRELRNVIERCVLLSSGPELPVEWLGLPTAGQRDGAAVESSDTIRLPLDGSMALDEMDRFIIQTALERHDYNVMATARALGTTRETLRYRIQKYQLAPDAKRA; this comes from the coding sequence ATGCGAACCATGACCATCATCGAAGACGAACGCCTGCTGGGCTCCGAACTCAAACGCCGCTTCGAGCGCGACGGCTGGCAGGTCACCCTGTGCGAAACGCTGGGTGACGCCCGCCACCTGCTCATCGAACTGGGCTTTGCCCCATCCATCGTGCTCTCGGACATGAACCTGCCCGACGGCAACGGGCTGGACTTTCTGCAGGAGGTGCGCGAGGCCGGCGGCCTGGGCGAATGGATCTTCCTCTCCGGCTACGGCACCCGCCGCGACATCGAGCGTGCCGCCGAGCTGGGGGCGCTGGACTTTCTGGCCAAGCCCATCGACGACCACAAGCTGGATCTGACCATCGCCGCCGCCGTACGCGGCGCCCGCCAGCGCCAGCGTATTGCCGACAGCACCGAAACCGCCGCCCGCAAGTTCTCGCCCGAAGCGCTCATCGGCGTGAGCGCCGCCGCCACGCGGGTGCGCACCATGCTCACCCAGCTGGCCAGGGTGCCCATCTCGAGCGTGCTGATCTCGGGCGAGACCGGCACCGGCAAGGGTCTGGCGGCGAAGATATTGCACTACTCGGGCGAGCGCAGCGAAGGCCCCTTCGTGGATGTAAACTGCGCCGCCTTCCCCAAGGATCTGCTCGAATCGCAGCTCTTTGGCCATGAGTCCGGCGCCTTCACCGGCGCCAAGGGCCGCCACCGGGGCCTGCTCGAACAGGCAGACGGCGGCACCCTGTTTCTGGACGAAATCGGCGAGATGGATCTGGGCCTGCAATCGAAACTGCTCAAGGCTTTGGAGGACCAACGCTTCCGCCGCGTGGGTGGCGAGCGCGAGATCGAGGTGGACGTGCAACTGGTGGCCGCCTCCAACCGCAACCTGCGCCAGATGGCCGCCGACGGCGACTTCCGCGCCGACCTCTACCACCGCATTTCGGTGTTCGAAGTCACCCTGCCCAGCCTGCGTGATCGCAAGGAAGACATCGAACCGCTGGTCGATTCGCTGGTGAGCGAATTCAACGCCCAGGCCGGCAAGCATGTGGCCCGCGTGCCTGCCGCCGTGTGGACCGCGCTCAAGGACTACAGTTGGCCCGGCAACGTACGCGAGCTGCGCAACGTGATCGAGCGCTGCGTGCTGCTCTCCAGCGGGCCGGAACTACCTGTTGAATGGCTCGGCCTGCCCACCGCCGGCCAGCGCGACGGCGCGGCAGTCGAATCCAGCGACACCATCCGCCTGCCGCTGGACGGCTCCATGGCGCTGGACGAGATGGACCGCTTCATCATCCAGACCGCACTGGAACGCCACGACTACAACGTGATGGCCACCGCCCGCGCCCTGGGCACCACGCGGGAGACGCTGCGCTACCGGATACAGAAATATCAGTTGGCGCCGGATGCCAAGCGGGCGTAA
- a CDS encoding DUF1269 domain-containing protein translates to MYELLTIGYDSALDADSARSTLIKLSSQYLIDVADAAVAVGDGRHHMRLEHLVDVWPVGLSGRAIWGTLAGVLQHHPSVKDGLARAETLAEFGISDTYMEQVLTLLERKAAVLFVLSRKNNSQHVLEHLHQTQGTFLRSDIHRPDDLVRRDPAGLGRSAMAA, encoded by the coding sequence ATGTACGAACTGCTCACCATCGGGTACGACTCAGCCCTAGACGCCGACTCGGCCCGAAGCACCTTGATCAAGCTGTCCAGCCAATACCTCATCGATGTGGCCGACGCGGCCGTGGCGGTGGGCGACGGGCGACATCACATGCGGCTTGAGCACTTGGTGGACGTGTGGCCGGTGGGCCTGTCGGGTCGGGCCATCTGGGGCACGCTGGCCGGGGTGCTGCAACACCACCCCTCGGTGAAGGACGGTCTGGCCCGTGCCGAGACACTCGCCGAGTTCGGCATCAGCGACACCTACATGGAACAGGTGCTGACCCTGCTCGAACGCAAGGCGGCAGTGCTCTTCGTGCTGTCCCGAAAGAACAACAGCCAGCATGTGCTTGAGCACCTGCACCAGACGCAGGGGACCTTCCTGCGCAGCGACATCCACCGGCCCGACGACCTGGTGCGACGCGACCCGGCCGGCCTGGGCCGCTCGGCCATGGCGGCCTGA
- a CDS encoding methyl-accepting chemotaxis protein, whose protein sequence is MKRMFTPAVALLDRFGYVAKFNLIGAITILVSAFFVIQIYSQTGRDIDDIEQEVVGLQSLNGSLDLLSAIQAHRDLVGGVLGGREELNAQADAVRDAVDTTLASLIQQLEVDGDAFSLLASLKSIEGKWTALRFRTPPDWEVNQNAHTVLIAQILTFIDELALRSGLLFNTDPAATHLVNTLVTNGPEMTERISRVRGMATALLAKNVMTLDQEDQLISRLAQLDQTRDALILRLHRAADAVPALSKGLEASAIRLVADAARIRALVRQQILDNNFEMTPEQFFDESTRAISPLVTELKSTVLPDLRNMLLARQQSLRVRQIALMAVSLGAAFLVCYLVGGMYYSVMGAVRALSAGASRMAEGDFTQSIVVRSRDELGEVATRFNDMAQRLRTAIAQFKETVEELGHASRQMTHTASDVADASSRQYESASAMATAIDEVKCSIDALSRNADKSAEQTKTSSGLATHGAQAAQESVSEMKNTAQMVDEAARAISALGERSNEISRIVAAIADITEQTNMLALNAAIEAARAGENGRGFAIVAEEVRKLAERTATSTAEITEMVLGMQHGTAEAVRAMNSGVERVRNGVAVATGIGNSMEHINISATNVVQLVDGISRALQEQSQASARISQNVESVSQLAARNSEAVHHVASSAANLEKIASKLTTVVERFSV, encoded by the coding sequence ATGAAAAGAATGTTCACACCAGCCGTCGCCTTGCTCGACCGGTTTGGATACGTCGCAAAATTCAACCTGATTGGCGCCATCACAATCCTTGTGTCGGCGTTCTTCGTCATTCAGATCTACAGCCAGACCGGTCGTGACATCGACGACATCGAGCAAGAGGTGGTGGGCCTGCAGTCACTGAACGGCTCACTTGATCTGCTCTCTGCCATTCAAGCCCATCGCGACCTCGTCGGCGGTGTGCTCGGCGGCCGGGAGGAACTGAACGCACAGGCCGACGCCGTGCGCGACGCCGTCGATACGACGCTCGCCAGCCTGATTCAGCAACTCGAGGTCGATGGCGACGCCTTCAGCCTCCTGGCCAGCCTCAAGTCCATCGAAGGCAAGTGGACGGCCCTGAGGTTCCGCACGCCGCCCGACTGGGAAGTCAATCAGAACGCCCACACGGTGCTCATCGCCCAGATCCTGACCTTCATTGATGAACTCGCCCTGCGATCCGGACTGCTGTTCAACACCGACCCCGCCGCCACCCATCTGGTGAACACGCTGGTGACCAACGGACCGGAGATGACCGAACGCATCTCCCGCGTGCGCGGGATGGCCACAGCGCTGCTGGCCAAGAACGTGATGACCCTGGACCAGGAGGACCAGCTCATCAGCCGCCTGGCGCAGCTCGACCAGACGCGGGATGCACTCATTCTGCGTCTGCACCGCGCCGCGGACGCGGTACCGGCACTCTCCAAGGGGCTGGAGGCCTCTGCCATCCGGCTGGTGGCCGACGCGGCACGCATTCGTGCGCTGGTTCGCCAGCAGATTCTCGACAACAACTTCGAGATGACGCCGGAGCAGTTCTTCGACGAGAGCACACGCGCCATCTCCCCGCTGGTGACCGAACTCAAGAGCACTGTCCTGCCCGACCTGCGGAACATGCTGCTGGCCCGCCAGCAGAGCCTGCGGGTGCGTCAGATCGCGCTCATGGCTGTCTCGCTCGGTGCGGCTTTTCTGGTCTGCTACCTGGTGGGCGGCATGTACTACTCGGTCATGGGCGCCGTCCGGGCGCTGTCGGCCGGCGCAAGTCGGATGGCAGAGGGGGATTTCACCCAGTCCATCGTGGTCCGCTCGCGCGACGAACTCGGCGAGGTCGCAACCCGCTTCAACGACATGGCGCAGCGCTTGCGCACCGCCATCGCCCAGTTCAAGGAGACGGTCGAGGAACTGGGCCATGCCTCCAGACAGATGACACACACGGCCTCCGACGTGGCCGACGCTTCGTCCCGGCAATATGAATCGGCCAGCGCCATGGCAACCGCCATCGACGAGGTGAAATGCAGCATCGATGCCCTCTCGCGCAACGCGGACAAGTCGGCCGAACAGACCAAGACATCCAGCGGTCTGGCCACCCATGGAGCGCAAGCCGCCCAGGAGTCGGTCTCCGAAATGAAGAACACCGCGCAGATGGTCGATGAAGCCGCACGGGCAATCAGCGCCCTGGGTGAACGCTCGAACGAGATCTCGCGCATCGTCGCGGCCATTGCCGACATCACCGAGCAGACCAACATGCTCGCCCTCAACGCCGCCATCGAAGCGGCCCGCGCCGGCGAGAACGGACGCGGATTCGCCATCGTGGCCGAAGAAGTGCGCAAGCTGGCCGAGCGCACGGCCACCTCGACGGCAGAGATCACCGAGATGGTGCTCGGCATGCAGCACGGCACGGCAGAAGCCGTGCGCGCGATGAATAGCGGGGTCGAACGCGTGCGCAACGGGGTGGCGGTCGCCACCGGCATCGGCAACTCGATGGAGCACATCAACATCAGCGCCACCAACGTGGTGCAACTCGTCGATGGCATCTCCCGGGCCTTGCAGGAGCAAAGCCAGGCAAGTGCCCGCATCTCGCAGAATGTGGAATCGGTCTCGCAGCTGGCGGCCCGCAACAGCGAGGCAGTCCATCACGTGGCCAGCTCGGCGGCGAATCTTGAAAAGATCGCCTCGAAACTGACCACCGTGGTCGAGCGCTTCAGCGTCTAG
- a CDS encoding phospholipase D-like domain-containing protein produces the protein MWQDVVQWALAAHVLVITGALMMLLLIVSMLRQARTPSASVAWLLFLILLPYIGVPLYLLFGSRKFFSAKRRPLSAGVHPALPTVPSDPVRHFLDVAGMAPPAPAEGVRFHAGAAEARSALKRLLGEAQTSIDVCVFLLGDDVMGRKMLDLLAERARAGVRVRLLLDGVGSFLLPKRRLRPLQQAGGETAWFVPLLRQPFRGRTNLRNHRKLVIVDGARVWAGGRNIGAEYLADEAQSHWWDLSFELGGAAVADFQQVFEADWAFARGQARPESPAASARLPAGAGEGVQLVPAGPDMAQDVLHDLLVLLMTHAQDRIVLVSPYFVPDEVLQTMLRLAAQRGVRVELILPRRSNHRLADLARGRALRELAHAGVRVYLLPDAMLHAKAVLIDGHMALAGSANLDPRSLLLNFELMVLFHDRADVAQLAAWVEGLRSRCPLWQPTPPGVLTQTLEGLVLLTAFQL, from the coding sequence ATGTGGCAAGACGTGGTTCAGTGGGCGCTCGCGGCCCATGTGCTGGTGATCACGGGGGCGCTCATGATGCTGCTCTTGATCGTGAGCATGTTGCGCCAGGCGCGGACACCGTCGGCATCCGTGGCGTGGTTGCTGTTTCTGATTCTGCTGCCCTACATCGGCGTGCCGCTCTATCTGTTGTTCGGCAGCCGCAAGTTCTTTTCAGCCAAACGGCGGCCCCTGAGCGCGGGGGTACATCCGGCATTGCCGACGGTGCCGTCTGATCCGGTCCGGCACTTTCTGGACGTGGCGGGCATGGCGCCGCCCGCGCCGGCGGAGGGCGTGCGTTTCCATGCGGGGGCGGCCGAGGCCCGGAGCGCTTTGAAGCGTTTGTTGGGCGAAGCGCAGACGTCGATCGACGTGTGTGTGTTTCTGCTGGGCGACGACGTCATGGGGCGCAAGATGCTCGATCTACTTGCCGAGCGGGCGCGCGCGGGCGTGCGGGTGCGCTTGTTGCTCGATGGCGTCGGTTCTTTCTTGCTGCCCAAGCGACGGCTCAGGCCGCTGCAGCAGGCAGGTGGCGAGACGGCCTGGTTCGTGCCGCTGTTGCGGCAGCCGTTTCGCGGGCGGACCAATCTGCGCAATCACCGCAAGCTGGTGATCGTCGATGGCGCCCGGGTCTGGGCCGGTGGGCGCAATATCGGCGCGGAGTACTTGGCGGACGAGGCTCAGAGTCACTGGTGGGACCTGAGTTTCGAGCTGGGTGGCGCGGCGGTGGCAGACTTCCAGCAGGTGTTCGAGGCGGACTGGGCCTTTGCGCGCGGGCAGGCGCGGCCCGAGTCACCTGCCGCGTCGGCCCGCCTGCCGGCCGGGGCGGGCGAGGGTGTCCAGCTGGTGCCCGCCGGGCCTGACATGGCGCAGGACGTGTTGCATGATCTGCTCGTGTTGCTGATGACCCATGCGCAGGATCGCATCGTGCTGGTGAGCCCCTACTTCGTGCCCGACGAAGTGTTGCAGACCATGTTGCGGCTGGCGGCACAGCGCGGCGTCCGGGTCGAGTTGATACTACCCCGGCGATCGAACCACCGGCTGGCCGATCTGGCGCGCGGCCGTGCGTTGCGCGAGTTGGCCCATGCGGGGGTGCGAGTGTATCTGCTGCCCGACGCCATGCTGCATGCCAAGGCGGTGCTGATCGACGGTCACATGGCGCTGGCCGGCTCGGCCAATCTGGACCCGCGCAGCCTGTTGCTCAATTTCGAACTGATGGTGCTGTTCCACGACCGGGCCGATGTGGCGCAGCTTGCCGCCTGGGTGGAGGGGCTTCGGAGCCGTTGCCCGCTGTGGCAGCCCACGCCGCCGGGGGTGCTCACCCAGACCCTGGAAGGGCTGGTTCTGCTCACGGCCTTTCAGCTCTGA
- a CDS encoding DedA family protein → MTPPHLPTLQHLLDAGLPVVTAVVALEAIGAPLPGESLIIALGVALGHAHQSIVPAFFALWLGAVIGDSLGYVIGRRLGRHALLKHGGRIGLTEPRLARAETLFARWGVGVVVVARFFVFLRQLNGVLAGSLGLPWWRFLAANMVGGALWVGVWLTLSDKVSGALVEVLKHLPGLKLVVLGALVIGLAAVFVVRRRQSGRPHPGR, encoded by the coding sequence ATGACGCCGCCTCATTTGCCAACACTCCAGCACCTGCTCGACGCCGGTCTCCCCGTCGTCACCGCAGTGGTGGCGCTCGAAGCCATCGGCGCGCCGCTGCCCGGCGAATCCCTCATCATTGCCCTGGGTGTCGCCCTCGGCCACGCCCACCAATCGATCGTCCCGGCCTTCTTCGCCCTTTGGCTGGGCGCCGTGATTGGCGACAGCCTGGGCTACGTCATCGGTCGCCGTCTGGGGCGTCACGCCCTGCTCAAGCATGGCGGGCGTATCGGCCTGACCGAACCGCGCCTCGCCCGGGCCGAAACCCTGTTTGCCCGATGGGGCGTGGGCGTCGTGGTGGTGGCGCGCTTCTTCGTGTTTCTGCGTCAGCTCAACGGCGTGCTTGCCGGCAGCCTCGGCTTGCCCTGGTGGCGATTTCTCGCGGCCAACATGGTGGGCGGCGCCTTGTGGGTGGGGGTGTGGCTGACGCTCAGCGACAAGGTGTCAGGGGCTCTGGTCGAGGTCTTGAAACACCTCCCCGGCCTCAAGCTCGTCGTGCTGGGCGCACTCGTGATCGGGCTGGCTGCCGTGTTTGTCGTGCGGCGTCGGCAATCAGGCCGCCCGCACCCGGGCCGCTGA